The Meriones unguiculatus strain TT.TT164.6M chromosome 20, Bangor_MerUng_6.1, whole genome shotgun sequence region TCTGAGCTACTTTTTACATGTGATATGACAGGAGGAAGGTTCCTTTCTGGAGCTTTGCGTGCTTATGTTGTTTTCTAGCAATAGGTTTGAGAGTGATATTTCAtgagttattttttatttctttattttttttcatgagttattttttaaatgaacacaTGCACTAAAACACTGGCACACTCCTGCCTCTAATTTAGAAGTTAGATGGTCTAGATTGACACATTCATTGTACCCTTTGCTATTCAGGATTGCAGTTGAATGCAGTACACCAGAACTTCCAAAATCGGTCTgttcttttgcttctgggtttgTAGAGAATAATATAGCCTATTGTCCAGTTCACAGAGAAAGAGGTCCTTGGAAATGTGCTTTTTCGGTTGTTTGGGACTTACCGAGCAATAGATAAGGATCAGAAGTTGTGTAAGTTGTATCTGAAGTAGTTATAGTGAATATTAAATCAAAAATATGTTAAGAGTTGTTACTACCGTGCTTTGGTCTGGTTAGTTTTGGgcatttgcttgcttgcttgcttatttatttatttaggcaggatctgtagccttggctatcctagactcgttttgtagagcaggctgctctcagactcacagagatctgcctgtgtttgtctccccgagtgctggaattacatatATACCTGGCTGGGTTTTAAAATTTTACTCGTCTGTCTtgatgtgtgtgtacaggtggcTGTGGgtacttgcagaggccagaagatcagGTAGATCTGGacatgtggttgtgagctgcctgctgtGGTGCTGGGACCTGAGTGCGCATCCTCTGCGAGAGCTGCAAGCGCTCcagccaccgagccatctttccaatcTTAGATTCTCTGCATGTATAGGAATTGCTACTTTTAATGAATTTTTTATGTGAAATTTTGTATCATTATTCTATCCATTttgtaattttcttgaaaatcatAGCAGTACTAAAAAAGAATCTCAATTCTTaaaattgttttgaaaataagttgaaatataaatatgattaaaatttaataaattcacAAATAAGGCATAATGTGTGTTTATGTCTTAGCTTTAGTTACTACCCAGCAGAAAACTTAATAGAATACAAATGGCCACCTGATGAAACAGGAGAATACTATATGCTTCAGGAACAAGTCAGTGAATATCTGGGTGTGACCTCCTTCAAGCGGAAATATCCAGGTACTTAAGGCTCAGTGTGTATAATAGATGACATCTGACTTCTAACAAAGACAGGGTGTTTACTCCAAGGCTTGGTTATGAATGatttctgttttatatatttacaaagcAAGTAGCTTTGCTGAATTTAATTTACTATTATCATTCAGTATCCTACTCTGCAGTTAGCATGTTTTTATGTTGCCAGGTTATCTAAGGGCAGAATAAGTCCTGAGATTATAGGcgtataccaccatgcctaactATTTAAGGttaattttgggaaaaaaaaaatcactttatagccaatgttttttaattttaactgttGCTCCATAACCTCAGGGATAGAGTTAGCTTCTAAGCCATGTATGAATTGTACAAAGCCATTCGTGATTAACTGCCCTAATGTAGTTTTTAGTTTTCCAATGTTTACTTCTCGAACTCATAAGACTTTTTGAGTAGCTACCTCAATAATACTTATAATGTGCAATAAGAGATgtgtttaaaatagtttttttttttaaagttttttaaaagtttttaaatgtatAGTTTCAGTTGTTAAAAGTCCTTTTATTCTGCTTTTGGAGATTTAGAGAGACGAGATTTATCTCACAAGGAGAAACTGTACCTGAGAGAACTAAACGTCATCACAGAAACGCAGTGCACACTAGGTAATCAGCGCCTGGAGTGTCTTTAGAGCTGTACATTTGTAGGTGACATATGGAAAATGGATAAATACCACACTTCCTAAGACAGTTTACAAAATCAACAAATTATTTAAACGATAcattgtttacttcatttttaagTATTGTTAAAAAGTAAAGGACATGAATAAAATTTTTTATAATACCATATAATTTTCTAAGTATAAGTTTAACAGAGTTGTCAAATTTGCATTTGGGTGTGGAATTTGTACCTAAGTGTAGATCTTtatctctgtgtagtgctggggattgaacctataGATTCTTATCTTTTAAAGGGCAAATACTGTCAAATTTTTAGTTCCTTATAGCATATACTTCATTCATAATATATCTTTAGTGAGTGTGTTAATGTCAACAGGTACTTTCCAGTGTAAATCCATCACAGCCGTAGGAAAATCTGATAGTGAAATTGTGAAAGTTACACAGCATGTGTAGATGGGTGAATGTTTTGAGATGTGAATTGATAATATTTCTGATATATAGATTTAGAGACTAAGAAATATGTATTGGGAAATAACTTTTATATATCCTGTATTAATTATTAATGGCTAGTATATAACATTCACAAATATTTCTAAGTATTCTTACAATTTACATAAAATGGAAAAGACACACATTTGGttgaataattgatttttttaaaacaataaccttCAGTTTTGATTGCTTGACTTTATTAGGAAGAGTAagtaacttttaatatttttaaatgtattaatgTTGCTTTATTATAtgagttgcttttgttttgttttgttttgttagtagAATTGTTTGAAAGAAAAACTAGTTTTGAAAAAGCAACTGTGTTTACTTGGTCTTAAGATATTTTCTTTACTTACTTTTGGGGGCATCTGAAATAGGTTTAACAGCATTGCGCAGTGATGAAGTGATTGATTTAATGATAAAAGAATATCCAGCTAAACACGCTGAATATTCTGTTATTCTACAAGAAAAGGAACGTCAGAGAATTACAGATCACTATAAGGAATACTCTGTAAGTGATTTGAAGTGATTATGTCTGTCATGGGAGTTGGGGAAACTTTTTATAAAATGATGATTTCTAActgtattattttttctttcagcaaATGCAACAACAGAATACTCAGAAAGTTGAAGCCAGCAAAGTTCCTGAGTACATTAAGAAAGCTGCCAAGAAAGCCGCCGAATTCAATAGCAATTTAAACCGGGAACGCATGGAAGAGAGAAGAGCGTATTTTGACTTACAGACACATGTAGGGTGACTTAGTTCAGCAGTAtctgggtcttctttgttgttattaCAGAATCGCTACcagtccattattattattatttttgttgttattattattgtgctGTGTGTTCTTACAGAAATAGGATACCATTTTTAATGCTGTATTGGATAATGCCATTTGCCTGCCCTCCCACGCtcattcctttccttctttctgaaacCTCTTTGCTTTGTGGTTGAGAGTTTACTGAGTGAGACTAATAGTAGCTGTGTATCATAATTCCCATGTCCCAAGAGTGGTGTGAGAGTAGCATACTATGCTTGTCTCTTTGGGCTTGGGGAAGCCTTGTGAGCTTAGACAAGTGTCCCCTACATTTCATAGAAGGAGCAGGTGAGCTACAGAGAGGCTGTGGTGTGCCAGAGACTTTATGCTGCCTTTCCTCAGGGTCGGTGCATGGTTATAACAGGCACAAAACTTAAGCGTGCAGTTGGAAAGCACCAACTGCCCCTCAGGTTATTGCGGCCGTCATTTAGATTGCTAGCTTTCTTACAGGGCAGGGACACAGATGTAGTTTATACATGGGAATTCTTTTCTTGAAGCCTTGCTTCCCAGATTGGAATCAGTTTTCACGTCTCTTGATCTTAACACAGGTTATCCAAGTGCCTCAAGGAAAGTACAAAGTGTTGCCAACAGAGAGAACCAAGGTCAGTTCCTACCCAGTGGCTCTCATCCCCGGACAGTTCCAGGAGTACTATAAGAGGTATTTGGTATTTTAGTTATCATTCCTTTCAGAGCCTCCTAAAAGTTTGTGTTTACCAGTGACACCAAGAGATGTGCAGGCTTGTGTCTACATATTTCCTGTTGGGTTCTATATAAAGGACACCGTTCTGTCAGAATTTGAAGGCCTGGTGGAGTGTGGAGTACCAATGCCTCTGTCTGGGTGGCTCGTTGGTGCTTACAGGACGGCACATGGCCCAGTAGTTTGCATTACTGGGAAGCTTTTTTGAAATCAGCATCTCAGGTTGGTTCAGCTTCAACTCCCTCGCCAGAGGCTTCATTTATGCGGGGCTCACCACGTGCAGTGCAGAGTGGAGGGTGTGACTTGTtggcaagagatgagggagaaagaggagcagaGTAAATGCAGGGCAGGCATGCCCCCCCCCCGCCATGAGTGTATTTACTTCCTTTTTCCATCTTAAGTATAACCAAAGGCCTTTTAAGCCAGGACTAATGGGTTCCTTTTGTTTCAAAAATCTCAGCTTTTCTTCCAGTAGCAGGCTTCATTCTGCAAACCTGTTCTCAGAATAGGTATTGTTCAGAAGACATGATTTACCCCAGAGCATGGAAGTGTACTTTCTGTTTGATAGTCTAATTTAAATTGTgcaaatttttaactttttaaaatgttttaaatctgGAAATTACTAAAAGTTTGGTGGTGTTCTGCCAACCCGTGTTTCTGATGTGGTGTTTTAGTGAGGTAGGTCTTGAACAATAGCCTCTTGAGACCAGGAGGACTGTGTGCAGCCTGAACTAGGAGAGACTTCAGTGTTGCAAAACATGCTTCACACAAAGTAACTGCTACTAAAAACATCCCTAATTTTGATCCTAATTATTATATTCCACGCACTTGATGATACCGCTTAGTCGTCTGTTAGTTTCCTGAGGTTTACTCTCCGCTGAGCCGATTttatgagtgtatgtatgtgatgtAGAAGTTGCCACAACTTGGGTGTGGGACTGACATGCGCATGAGGGGCCCTGGGCCCAATGTTCATGTGCTGTTCGGGGCTGCTTACGTCTCCCTCCTGTCTGCTGACACATTATTATCTTTCTCTTGGTTTGATAGTAAAGGGAAAAACAGACATTATGTTTAGATAGGATCAAATGCAGTCTGCATGGTCAGCTGGTAGGAAAATATGTTCAGATTGGTAAAAATTTATTACTTATCTCCACCTGATGACCAAaatgaaattctccctacccAGTTTTTGTGAAGTACATGTGCGTGGGAAGCTTAAGGCAAATTTCacagtttttccatttttaatattcAAGGAAGAATGAAAACAACCTTTCTGACCTTAGGTACTCACCAGATGAGCTGCGGTACTTGCCATTGAACACAGCCCTGTATGAGCCGCCCCTGGACCCAGAGCTCCCAGCACTGGACAGTGATGGTGATTCAGATGATGGTGAAGATGGCCGAGGGGATGAGAAGCGAAAAAATAAAGGCACTTCGGTAGGACTGCGTACCTTAACAGGAAACGTCCTTTGCTTATTTGCTGATTGCTTTCCTGGAATGTTCAATTGAACTCTATTATCATACTCTTTGAACAGGACTGTCGcatatatttatagaaaaaattcaccaagaataTTTATTGTGTTAATATAAACGGGTTGAGTATTGCTTTTTTGGGGGGcaagttttatatttaaaatcttCTATTTTGAGCAAGAGAGGCAATTGTATTGAACATTAATACTCTTTTACCCAACTTGCTCTTTATGCAGAttaaaatactgaacaaaataaaCCGATCTGTGCCACAGAGAAATGTGATTTGTGCTTGGGCAGCAAGTTACTTTGTGCTCCTTTTACGTAACCTGAGGCTTCTGTAGGAAAGTGTTAGCTTAATAATGTGTTGTACTATATTTAGTTTTTCTGGGTGCCTTTTTTCATACAAAAAATTTAACTGCTAAAAAAGCAGGATGTCTGTCCTTGGGGGAATAAAGTATCTCTTAAGGTGACTTAAGGTTGTGACTTTCTTCAAAAATATACATTAAGCTACATCCATCTTATACCTTACATTGTAGCAAACCCAAATACCTGCAATCACTGAGTGGCATTGTATTTCCTTATCTACAACTTGTAACATAACAATCTTACATGTTACATGAAACAAGGTTCTATCCATGCCCTACTGCAGTGATGCCTCCTGTCAGTCAGCAGAAAGGAGCTATGGAAGTTAGTAATGGTGAATGCAACTTTATCAGACAGTTCTGCAgaataaaaattaatgtaaattTGAGGAAACCATTTTGACAACATACCCAGAATTTTTTCACAGATTTTGACCTGGCAAATTTGCTAACAGAATTAATTCTAAGCACTTAATCAGATGTTAgcaaaatttaaataaagaaaaacatgttgATTGTAGTGTTGTAGATTTAGAAATAAAACTTTATCCACAGTGGTGATACATTAACACAAAAGAAATGTAGTTCAAATAACATGAGGAAATGTATATAGTACTTTACCAAGATGACAAAGCACATTTGTGCACATATGCTGTGTGATGCATGTgcattaagtgtgtgtgtgattgtgtatgCATAGAGATAATGTGTTCACTGATGTAtcacagtgtgcacacacatgcagtatAATCCAAGTTTTTGAATTATGCTGACAGAATGAAACCACATTTTCAGGATATGGGGGATGTCTGAGAGAGTCTGGGCCTTTGCAGAGTACAAACATACTGAGAAACCAGAATACCATTGCAGGTGGTTAGGgatagcttatttttttttcattcagttttcaTAATTTATGTGACTATAAAGTTGTTACAAAgctttaaattataaaatgaattaaatggttAGATACTGAGATCTTGTCTcttgaacaaataaaatgtttcataCTGTTGTAGGCAGTTAGGGTTATGACATTGCGTTTTTTACAGTTTTGAACATGGTTATATATTTGAAGGACTTTCATAATGACTTCTAGTCAGaggaaaaaataagtattttttaaaatagaaaactcTGTATCCCTATGGCATGAAAAATATTGAAGCTGTATAATATAATAGTTGAGTTGTTAATTCCATTTTTCTGCTCAGTTACATCAGAAAACATAGTTGACTAGGAACTTGCTAACAGAAATTAGAAGGGTAAATAACTTTTAACATGGCTTTTTTTTACTCTATTAGAAATACCTTTCTTAGAATcatctttatatttttcattggctaaaactttaaaaaaaatgttttctgtcaTTTAAACAACTGAGACACAACTTGGTCCTAATTCCAAGGAACCTTTGTTTTTACTTCTTTGCTACAGGACAGCTCCTCAGGCAATGTGTCTGAAGGAGACAGCCCCCCTGACAGCCAGGAGGACACCTTCCAGGGAAGACAGAAATCAAAAGACAAAGTGGCCACTCCAAGAAAAGACGGCTCCAAACGTTCTGTACTGTCCAAATCAGTTCCTGGGTACAAGGTAGAAGAGAAAAGCCCCTGACTCAGCCTCTCCCTGAGACCGTTAACTCTGAGCCTGAGGAGCTGAGCTGCTGTGCTCACTCTGTCCCTGTGCTGTGCACCTGTCCACTGCTTTCTTCCTCTGGTGGCTTTCTtattacttttggtcatggtatagCTTCTATTTCCTGTATATAACAATTTATGGGTGTTCATTCCCTTTTAATTAATAACcagaaaaatagtttttaaaacattgtttcAAGGcagaacttgattttttttcttttttttaagtacagGGCATAATTGTCTAGCATTTTGAATATCTGAACAGTTGGTAAAGCTAAACTTGGTGAGCTGTGAAGTAGGAATGGACTTACAACCACATGAGGTGGTATTTTTGTAGTGCCTTTCACTGAGAATATCTGGGCTTGTTCTAAGGATTGTTGGATCCTATTGCCAAATTCTGCCATGTTTGGGATCGAAAAATAGTAAAAGCTATTACTTGCATCATGGCTTTTTGTAATATTTGGCAGATAGCTGGTGTACCATTCTGTGACAAGGACTAAAACTTAGTTTGTGGATCTGATTATTCGAAGAGTAAGGTCATAGATTATCAGAAactctgtttattatttttaatatttgttttctgtatgcCTCTCCCCTCCAGAAGGTTAGATGAGGGGAGAGTAGCTGTTGTGGTGCGAAGGGATGTAAGGGTATCACAGAAGGAGTGGACTTCG contains the following coding sequences:
- the Phf10 gene encoding PHD finger protein 10 isoform X2, whose product is MAASGPGAALSPRRCDSDPASPGAQSPKDDNEDNSNDGTHPSKRRRMGSGDSSRSCETSSQDLSFSYYPAENLIEYKWPPDETGEYYMLQEQVSEYLGVTSFKRKYPERRDLSHKEKLYLRELNVITETQCTLGLTALRSDEVIDLMIKEYPAKHAEYSVILQEKERQRITDHYKEYSQMQQQNTQKVEASKVPEYIKKAAKKAAEFNSNLNRERMEERRAYFDLQTHVIQVPQGKYKVLPTERTKVSSYPVALIPGQFQEYYKRYSPDELRYLPLNTALYEPPLDPELPALDSDGDSDDGEDGRGDEKRKNKGTSDSSSGNVSEGDSPPDSQEDTFQGRQKSKDKVATPRKDGSKRSVLSKSVPGYKPKVIPNALCGICLKGKESNKKGKAESLIHCSQCDNSGHPSCLDMTMELVSMIKTYPWQCMECKTCIICGQPHHEEEMMFCDVCDRGYHTFCVGLGAIPSGRWICDCCQRAPPTPRKVGRRGKNSKEG
- the Phf10 gene encoding PHD finger protein 10 isoform X1; translated protein: MAASGPGAALSPRRCDSDPASPGAQSPKDDNEDNSNDGTHPSKRRRMGSGDSSRSCETSSQDLSFSYYPAENLIEYKWPPDETGEYYMLQEQVSEYLGVTSFKRKYPDLERRDLSHKEKLYLRELNVITETQCTLGLTALRSDEVIDLMIKEYPAKHAEYSVILQEKERQRITDHYKEYSQMQQQNTQKVEASKVPEYIKKAAKKAAEFNSNLNRERMEERRAYFDLQTHVIQVPQGKYKVLPTERTKVSSYPVALIPGQFQEYYKRYSPDELRYLPLNTALYEPPLDPELPALDSDGDSDDGEDGRGDEKRKNKGTSDSSSGNVSEGDSPPDSQEDTFQGRQKSKDKVATPRKDGSKRSVLSKSVPGYKPKVIPNALCGICLKGKESNKKGKAESLIHCSQCDNSGHPSCLDMTMELVSMIKTYPWQCMECKTCIICGQPHHEEEMMFCDVCDRGYHTFCVGLGAIPSGRWICDCCQRAPPTPRKVGRRGKNSKEG